In the Granulosicoccus antarcticus IMCC3135 genome, CGATGGAATCTGGTCAGCGAAAGGATCTGGACGGTGAAGTCATACCGCGCATGATCATCAATAAATTCTCGTGCGAATTTAATGGCAATCCTGTTTTTTCCTGTGATATGCACTCTGCAGTTTCAGCCAACCCCTATTTTGAATTCTCTGCCAGGATTGAGGAGGCAGGCACATTCAAGATGACCTGGGTCGATGACAACGGAGTCGTTATCGAAGCTGAACAAGATATAGCGCTCAGGTAGTCATGCTGTGAGAGACCACTACAAGAAAGTCCCAGAAGGCAGAAGGTGCGAAATCGGAGTTTTGACTTGAAGAATTTGACGCTAGCAATCGCACTCGTTGCCGCCGGTGTAATGGCTTTTTTTTCCATGTTTGTTGCCGCAGCGCCAGTTGATGAAGAATTGATTATCGATGGTGAATTCAATATGATCACGCGCACCGCATCACCTGAAGGCCACCCATTGTCGGAGGTCACATCAGGCTGGCTCTACCGGACTGATGAGACGCGAGACCAGCAAGCTGATTCTTTTGAAAATCCGGGTATGTTGGCTGTGGAAGAGGGGGAGGTTTTTTGGAATACCGTTGATGGCAGCGCCGGTAAATCCTGTGCGTCTTGCCATGATGATGCAGCGACATCAATGAAAGGCGTGGGTGCCAAATACCCTGTCTGGGATGTAGCCTCATCAAAACCTATCAATATCGAACAGCGTATCAACCTGTGTCGGATCGACAATATGGGTGCCCAAGCCTGGGAGTTTGACGAACAAGGTCAGAAACCACTGGCTGCTTACATCAAGAATCAGTCTCTGGGGCTGCCTGTTTCCATGAAGTTGGATGAAGGGGATATGCAGAAATGGTGGGAAAAAGGCAAGGAGACGTATTACTCCCGTATGGGGCAGCTCGATTTTTCGTGTGCCAACTGTCATGAGCAATACAACGGCAGTTATATTCGTGCTGATCACCTGAGTCAGGGCAATGCGAATGGCTTTCCGACTTTCCGTCAGAAGCAGGGAACGCTTGTATCGTTGCATAGCCGGTTCCAAGGATGTATCAGGGATACGCGTGCTGAAATACCCGAGGCATTTTCCGATGACATGATGGCGCTGGAAGTCTATGTCACCTGGCGTGGAACTGGCCTGTCAGTAGAAACACCAGCGGTTCGACAGTAGCTTCTCTGGATACTCGCCATGCATTCTCGTAGAGATTTCCTTCAGTTTGCTGCAGTGATAGCGGCAATGAGCGGATTCTCAGGTGGGTTGACGCGGGTTGCAGCACGGCAAAGAGTAACTCAGGATGATCTGTTGTCATTCGATAGCAAGGGGCAGGTTACCTTGCTGCATATTACCGATATGCATGCGCAGCTGATGCCCATGTATTACCGGCCACCGTCCCAGAACATCGGTGTCGGTAGCTATTCCGGCATACCACCTCACGTTGTAGGGGAGGATTTTCTAAAGCATTTCGGGCTGGAGCGAGATAGCGCACTTGCCTATGCACACACCATGGTCGACTACGTCGATATGGCCAGAAGCTACGGCCGGCTGGGTGGGCTTGATAACACTGCAACTCTGGTTAATGCCATACGTGCAGAGCGCGGTGATGACAAGGTATTGCTTCTGGATGGCGGGGACACTTGGCAAGGCTCCTACACCACGTTGAAAACAGAGGCACAAGACATGGCCGAGTGTATGAGTCTGCTTAAACCTGATGCCATGGTGGGGCACTGGGAGTTCACCCTCGGTGAAAAACGTGTTCTTGAATTAATCGATAGTCTGGATTATCCCTTCCTTGCCGGCAATATTGTCGATAACGACTGGGAAGAACCCGTTTTCGAAAGTACCGCTTTCTACGACAAGGGAGGGGTGCGAGTAGCGGTTATCGGGCAGGCCATGCCATACACGCCCATTGCCAATCCTCGCTGGATGTTCCCGCAATGGTCCTTTGGATTGCGAACCGAGCTTCTGCAGGTAAACGTTGATAAGGCGCGCAGTGATGGAGCCCAGCTTGTGGTGCTGCTGTCGCACAACGGGTTTGATGTTGATCGAAAACTCTCAACGGTTGTCAGTGGTATCGATGTGATTCTCACCGGACATACCCACGATGCCATTCCAAAGGCCATCAAGATAGACAACACACTGATTCTGGCATCAGGCTCACATGGCAAGTTTCTGGGTCGAATTGATCTTAAGGTGAAGAATGGCAAGGTGGCGGACTATAGTTCCAAGCTCATTCCCGTGTTGTCCGACGTCATAAGACCTGACGTCAGCATGAGTCAGATGATTGCCAAGGTACGAGCACCCTATGAATCGGAATTGAAGCGGGTTATTGGTAAAACAGATTCACTGCTTTACCGTCGTGGCAATTTCAATGGAACCTGGGATGATCTTATCTGTCGGGGCATGATGGAAGAGCGCGATGCCGAGTTGTCGTTCAGCCCCGGATTCAGATGGGGAACGACGGTGCTACCTGGTGATGAGATTACGATAGAGGATCTCTACACACAAACTGCCATGAGCTACCCCTCTGTTTATCGTCTTGAATTTACAGGTGCACAGATTCATGAAGTACTGGAGGATGTGTGTGACAACCTGTTCAACAAGGACCCCTTTCTGCAGCAAGGTGGGGATATGGTGCGCGTAGGTGGCATGGGCTACACCTGTGAGCCTGAAGGTTCGATGGGTTCGCGTATCAGTAATATGACGCAGCTATCCACCGGAGAACCTATTGACCCTGCCAGGAAGTACGTTGTAGCGGGGTGGGGCTCTGTCAATGAAGAAGTCGAGGGGCCGGCCATCTATGATGTGATGGAGAACTACATCAGTAAGCAGGATGTCGTCACCATAGAGAAAAATGATGCTGTGAAGCTCATTGGCGGCTATTAGCTATTTGTGACCATTCGGGAGGGCTTGTTGAAAACTACCGTGCGCAGTAGTGCTGATTGCAGGGTAGTGCTGATTAAGCGATGATTGGTAAGTTGATTGAGATGCGTGAACGGTGGTCGTGAGATAGCCTGGGCTTGACTGAATCAGATCAGAACTTCGATTATCAGGGTGCCGCGATGTCATGCCATGAAGAGTCTGCCGGGTGATCTGCCCCGCCAGTTTGGATTACTGGAAAAACAGATTTATTTATCCTGCTTCTCCCCAATTACTCCGTTCTCTTCATCGGGCTTTGGAACCAGTATGATTTCCTGTTTTCTTGTCCGTGGTAATTCAACTGGCTCTTGCCATCGATGTTCGGCCAGAGCTGTGTCTGTCACATCTATATCATCTGGTTTCTTCCCTGCTGCCTGTTGATGTTTCAAAAAAGCTTTTATCGCAGGCTTGAGTGTCTGGAATAAGTGATTCTTGCCCCGTTCACGTCGATTTTCGACAAAGTCATCGTTGAAGAAATGTCCCAAGTGACGCCGCAAACGCGCGACATACACTGAAACTCCCATCTCTGCCAGTTCCCGGCGCAATTCATCGAACTTTCTAAGACCCGTTGCATCAACGATGTTGATGGCACTGGCATCCAGTACCAGCCATTCCACAGGTGTATTCTGTGCATTCACGATGGCTCGCACCCGCGATTTCATGAAGTCGGCGTTGTAGAAAACCAGGTTGGATTCAAAGCGGTAGAGCAGTAGTCCCGGGATAGTTCTGGCATCCGGGTAGTCGGCAATATTATGAAAACCCTTTTGTCCTTTGACTCTTCCCAGTACCGCATCGTTGGGGCGAGACTCTACCGAAAGCAACCAGATCAGCGACAAGGCGACAGCCAGCAATACACCGGGTAGAACGCCCAGTATCAGTACTCCCAAAGTGGTCACGAGAGACAACAGGAATTCACGATAGCTCATTCGATACAACTGCCGTAGATCCGCCAGGTCAATCAAACCAATCGCCGAGACCAGAATGACCGCTGCAAGAGCTGTGGTCGGCACGTAGGCCAGTGGTGCAGTCAGGTATATCAATACCAACATCATGACCCCACCTGCCACCAGGCCCACCATCTGGGTTTTGCCTCCCATGGCGTTGTTGACGGCTGTACGCGAGTCCGCACCGGTTACAGGAAAGCCTTGTGCCAGACCCGATGCAAGGTTGCAGGCACCAAAACCAATCAGCTCCTGATTGGCATTGACTTCATAGCCATTGCGGCGAGCAAAGCTCTTGGCCGTCAAGACACCGCTGGTAAAACTGACCAGTACAAGTCCTGCCGCAGCTCCGAAGATATCGTTGAAGACTGCGAAATTGAAGTGTAGTAGTACGATGGAGGGCAGACCGGCAGGTACATTTCCCAGCACCTCCACACCGTGTTCTTCCAAGCCCAGTCCCCTTACCAGCAGAATGCTGAGTCCTACCACAACGAAGGCGGCGGGCAGGCGTGGCAGAAAGCGCAGAATAAGGACCAGAACCACGAGTGTACCTACACCCAGTGCCGCGGTTGGCCAATGGCTTTGCTCTACGTGCTGAAAAAACTCCATGCTCCTTGGTAGAAAGTCCTTTTCACTGGCAGGATAACCGAGCAACTTGTGTAGCTGCCCTACCATGATGAGTAAGGCGATACCGTTCAGATAGCCTGTGAGTATGGGTTGCGAGAGAAAGTTTGCCATGAAGCCAAGCCTGATCACACCCGCAAGAAGAAAGAGCAGGCCGCTCATGATCGTTAATCCGAACAACAGTGTTGCATAGCGTTCCGGATCACCACCAGCCAGAGGCCCCAGTGTCGTGGCAATCAGAATGCAAGTGGCTGCATCTGGCCCTGTCATCAATTGGCGTGAGGAGCCGAACAGGGCGTAGGCGAAGAGCGGGAAAATTGCGGAATACATGCCAACCACGGGTGGTACGCCCGCCAGTTCCGCGTAGGCGATTCCGACGGGAAGCGCAATTGCAGCGACCGACAATCCGGCTGCCAGATCATGGAGCAGCCAAGATGGCCGATAGCCCGACAGGGCGAGAAGGCCAGGAGCGACTGCCTGGATCAGACGGCGGAGTCTGCGCTGTGTGTGGCCAGCAGCCATATACCAAGGCCTCCTGTCGTGTGATATCGGTTTCATCAACGATAGCACTGATGTTGGCAGCGATC is a window encoding:
- the soxZ gene encoding thiosulfate oxidation carrier complex protein SoxZ; this translates as MKIPKSAAAGDIITIKTLVSHAMESGQRKDLDGEVIPRMIINKFSCEFNGNPVFSCDMHSAVSANPYFEFSARIEEAGTFKMTWVDDNGVVIEAEQDIALR
- the soxA gene encoding sulfur oxidation c-type cytochrome SoxA; the protein is MKNLTLAIALVAAGVMAFFSMFVAAAPVDEELIIDGEFNMITRTASPEGHPLSEVTSGWLYRTDETRDQQADSFENPGMLAVEEGEVFWNTVDGSAGKSCASCHDDAATSMKGVGAKYPVWDVASSKPINIEQRINLCRIDNMGAQAWEFDEQGQKPLAAYIKNQSLGLPVSMKLDEGDMQKWWEKGKETYYSRMGQLDFSCANCHEQYNGSYIRADHLSQGNANGFPTFRQKQGTLVSLHSRFQGCIRDTRAEIPEAFSDDMMALEVYVTWRGTGLSVETPAVRQ
- the soxB gene encoding thiosulfohydrolase SoxB, which codes for MHSRRDFLQFAAVIAAMSGFSGGLTRVAARQRVTQDDLLSFDSKGQVTLLHITDMHAQLMPMYYRPPSQNIGVGSYSGIPPHVVGEDFLKHFGLERDSALAYAHTMVDYVDMARSYGRLGGLDNTATLVNAIRAERGDDKVLLLDGGDTWQGSYTTLKTEAQDMAECMSLLKPDAMVGHWEFTLGEKRVLELIDSLDYPFLAGNIVDNDWEEPVFESTAFYDKGGVRVAVIGQAMPYTPIANPRWMFPQWSFGLRTELLQVNVDKARSDGAQLVVLLSHNGFDVDRKLSTVVSGIDVILTGHTHDAIPKAIKIDNTLILASGSHGKFLGRIDLKVKNGKVADYSSKLIPVLSDVIRPDVSMSQMIAKVRAPYESELKRVIGKTDSLLYRRGNFNGTWDDLICRGMMEERDAELSFSPGFRWGTTVLPGDEITIEDLYTQTAMSYPSVYRLEFTGAQIHEVLEDVCDNLFNKDPFLQQGGDMVRVGGMGYTCEPEGSMGSRISNMTQLSTGEPIDPARKYVVAGWGSVNEEVEGPAIYDVMENYISKQDVVTIEKNDAVKLIGGY
- the sulP gene encoding sulfate permease encodes the protein MAAGHTQRRLRRLIQAVAPGLLALSGYRPSWLLHDLAAGLSVAAIALPVGIAYAELAGVPPVVGMYSAIFPLFAYALFGSSRQLMTGPDAATCILIATTLGPLAGGDPERYATLLFGLTIMSGLLFLLAGVIRLGFMANFLSQPILTGYLNGIALLIMVGQLHKLLGYPASEKDFLPRSMEFFQHVEQSHWPTAALGVGTLVVLVLILRFLPRLPAAFVVVGLSILLVRGLGLEEHGVEVLGNVPAGLPSIVLLHFNFAVFNDIFGAAAGLVLVSFTSGVLTAKSFARRNGYEVNANQELIGFGACNLASGLAQGFPVTGADSRTAVNNAMGGKTQMVGLVAGGVMMLVLIYLTAPLAYVPTTALAAVILVSAIGLIDLADLRQLYRMSYREFLLSLVTTLGVLILGVLPGVLLAVALSLIWLLSVESRPNDAVLGRVKGQKGFHNIADYPDARTIPGLLLYRFESNLVFYNADFMKSRVRAIVNAQNTPVEWLVLDASAINIVDATGLRKFDELRRELAEMGVSVYVARLRRHLGHFFNDDFVENRRERGKNHLFQTLKPAIKAFLKHQQAAGKKPDDIDVTDTALAEHRWQEPVELPRTRKQEIILVPKPDEENGVIGEKQDK